ATATGCCCAGATTGCGGATCGTTCCCGCCTGAACCTGCTTGTCCAGCATCGTCCACATGTCATCATTGTTGAACACTTCATCCGAGCCGGAATGGAATTGATACAGGTCGATGTAATCGGTACGGAGCGCTTTAAGTGACTCTTCCAGCTGAATTCGGATCTGCTTCGCATCCCAAGCGTTCTCCCATTGCTCATGCCATCGATGACCAAACTTCGAGGCAATGACCCAATCCTCGCGGCGGTCGCGCGACAAGAAATCACCGATGAAATTCTCAGACATATGATGAGGACCATAACATTCGGCTGTATCCAACAGATTAACGCCGAGCTCCTTCGCATGCGTTAAGATGGCGTCGACTTCCTTTTGGTTGAAATCCTTCCCCCAATCACCGCCAAACTGCCAGGTTCCCACACCGACTACCGATACTTTCAGATCGGTATTTCCAAGACGTCTGTATTTCATATACTCACCCCTACTCTTAGATTTGTGCGCCTATATCTTATGTGATATTGCAACCGTTTGCAACTCATGCTGCGGTCTCTTTTTTCTCGTCCATCACCCTTATTTTCATCCACTCGGATTGTTTAATAATAAGTCGTTATGGTGAACCCTATAGTATGTAATCATTTCGTTATCATATAAAGGAATCAGATAGGAGGATTGTCGGCGTGAATACCCGGACACTAGAGCAATGGATGCCGGACATTATAGAGAGTCTGAAAGCAAAAACACCCAATGACTTTCAGCGAATGATCGATGAATTTCTTCCTTATGACCTGGCCAGAATACATAGCCACCTCAGTGATACGGACCAAACCCGATTTCTGCAGTTTCTGAACGAGGAACAGCTGGCCGATATGGTTCAGGAAATGGAGCATGACCAGCAGATCGAAGTTTTGGGCAAGCTGGGCAAAGAAAAAACAGCCATCATCCTGGACTTGATGGATAACGATGACCTCGCCATTCTGCTTGATGAGCTCTCGCCTGAGCAGAAAGACGAATTCCTCAAGGGAATGCGGGACGAGGAATCCCAATTTGTCCTGAACCTGATGAAATACCCGCCGGAAACTGCGGGACGAATCATGACCAATCGTTATGTGTGGATTCCCCAGCATTACACCGTATCAGAGGTCGTCCAGAAGCTGAAAACCTACGTCTCCATTTCCGAAACGATCAACTATCTGTACGTCATTGACCAAGACAAGAAGCTGATGGGTGTGGTGTCCTACCGCGGTCTTATCTTGGCCGAACCGGATGAATATATGGTGGATATCATGCACAGCCGGGTACTGTCCGTACCTGTGGATGCCGATCAGGAGGAAGTCGCGCAGATAATCCAAAATACGATTTGGTCGCCATCCCCGTCGTTGAACAGGATAACAAACTTGTAGGCATCATTACGGTTGACGATATTCTCGATGTCGTCATCAAGGAAGCCGATGAGGACATTCGGAAAATGAACGCCACCGGGGGCAAATCCATTGACTTCAACACCAAAGCAACCGTTGCCGCCTTTCGAAGATTACCGTGGCTGGTCCTGCTCTTATTCATCGGTCTGATCTCGGGAACGATCATTTCCCGATTTGAAGAGACGCTGGCACAGGTTGTGGCGCTAGCCTTCTTCATGCCCATGATTGCCGGAATGACCGGCAATACCGGCACGCAGTCGCTAGCTGTTATTGTACGCGGCCTGACTACGAAAGAAATGACCAAGTCGCTGGTGTTCCGGCTGTTAGCGAGAGAGCTGAAGGTCGGCTTGATGATCGGGGTCACATGCGGGATCCTGATATCCTTGATCGCATACTTCTGGCAGGGCAATGTTTATCTGGGGCTTGTGGTCGGAAGCTCGTTGATTGCAACACTCATCGTGGGCACGATGGCCGGCACCATCATCCCCCTCATTCTGTTCAAATTCAAGATTGATCCGGCTGTGGCCTCCGGTCCACTGATTACAACCATTAACGATATCCTGTCGCTTGTCATCTACTTTGGTATCGCCACCCTGTTTCTATCTTACATTTAGCCGAAATTTACGAACAGACAGCATCAATTAGGGTGAAAAAAGCCTTCCCGCACACGAGCAAGAAGTCTTATGAGGCTCTGCCAGATCAAGTTAATCCACGGGTTTCTTATCCGGCAAGTTATTTAAACTCATGTCATCCCTGTTGGCATTGCTTAAACATTACCAAAAAGTGACTAGGTCACTTCAAAGTGCGTACTTCCCAAGCCGAACCCTAACGTGCAAAATGACATTAATCAAGAACATGACGTTAGGAGATGAATATATGAATACAGATCAACGTTCACATCATTCGCAAAAGACGGCATTGGTTGTAGGGGCCAACGGGGTGATCGGCCGCAACCTCATCGAATACCTTGCGACGCTTCCCGATTGGAATATCGTCGGCGTATCGCGCCGAGGCGGCGAATCCACGAAACGTATAAGCTATCTATCGGCCGATTTGCTTGATCGCGAGGATACGGTCGCCAAATTAAGTCACTTATCGGAAGTAACGCACATCTTCTATGCCGCCTATCAGGACCGGCCAACTTGGGCCGAGCTCGTTGCCCCGAATCTGGCAATGCTCGTTCATGTTGTGGAAGCTATCGAGCCCATTGCCGCCAACCTGCAGCATGTCAGCCTGATGCAGGGATACAAGGTATACGGCGCTCATCTCGGTCCATTCAAAACGCCAGCACGGGAGACGGATGCAAACCATATGCCGCCAGAATTCAATATCGATCAGCAGAACTTCCTCGAGGAGCGGCAGCAAGGCAAAACCTGGACCTGGTCAGCCCTGCGTCCATCCGTAGTCAGCGGCTTCGCCCTTGGAAATCCGATGAATCTGGCGATGGTCATTGCCGTCTATGCCTCGATTTCGAAAGAGCTCGGCATACCTCTGCGTTTTCCAGGTAAGCCGGGGGCCTATCACAGTCTGCTGGAGATGACCGATGCCGACCTGCTCGCGAAGGCTACAGTATGGGCCGCAACCGATGAACGATGCGCCAATCAAGCATTTAACATCACGAATGGGGATCTGTTCCGTTGGAACGAGTTATGGCCGAAGATTGCGCAGTATTTTGAGATGGAAACCGCACCGCCTCTACAGATGAATCTGGAAGTTGTCATGGCAGATAAAGAGCCGATCTGGAATCGTATGGTTGAGAAGCATGGACTTGCGGAGCACACGTATCAAGAGGTTTCCTCCTGGAAGTTCGGTGATTTTGTGTTCTCATGGGATTATGATTTCTTTGCAGACGGTTCGAAGGCCCGCCGCTTCGGATTTCATGAGTATGTCGATACAGAGGCCATGTTCATGAACATCTTTGACGAGCTCCGGCGGCGTAAAGTCATTCCCTAAGTTATCGCGCAAGCTGCATGACAAAGAGCCGACTATACGTGGAATAGTCGGCTCCTTCATTTATCATACCTGTTAATGACGATCCTCAAATGCAGGCTTCTCCAGCACCATGGCGGATTCGCCGTATTTTCGCTCGATATGAATATCGCCCCATCGGCACATCAAATGGAGAATTTCCTTCAAGCTCCAGCCATACTCGCTCAGTTCATACTCTACCTTGGGTGGAACCTGATTGTACGTTTTTCGTACGATAACGCCCTCCTCCTCCAGCTCCCGCAGATGCTGTGTCAGCATTTTTTGCGTGATCTGGGGAATCAGGCTTAAAAATTCGCTATTTCGTCTTTTACCGAAAGTAAGATGAAAGAGAATGACCGGTTTCCACTTCCCGCCAATGACCTCCAGCGTTGCTTCCACCGCAGTATTGTAGACTTTATTAGGATTTTCCATGCGTACTCATCTTCCTTTCGATATGCTGAACCCTTCTTCTCCAACAAGCATATCATTTTCCCCCTTGCTTAGAGCATGTATTCATACGATTTATCAGCAGTTCTACATAAAATGTCTCTTACAAAGATATACCATCTGATTTATGCTATCAACAGGGCACCTGATAACCAGTTGGATGGAAAATTTGAATAAGCTGTCGATTATAGATTCGAATATATGGATGAGAAAAAAAACGGCAGTTAGGTATCCCACTGCCGTTTCTATCATCCATAATATCATTTACTCTATTTGTCTATTCACTAATAACTATTCAAGGAAAGTTCATTAAGATTATCTGTTACGCAGGAACTTTTAGACATGGAATAATCGTAATTCGGATAAGCGGTAATGCAAATATCTTCACCGATTTGTTGTACAGATTGAATCTTTACGCGTACCGCGTCATCCATTAATTCCAAATCCGAGCCGCCATAGGGGGAGAAGGATTGCCGTCCCCCCAACACTTTGGGAGCAATATAAATCATCCATTTATCAATAAGGTTGGCTCGAAGGAATGATCCATTTACTTCGCTGCCTCCTTCTACCAGCAGGTCGGTAACACCTCGCTGATATAACATATCCGATAATGCATGGAGGTCCAGCCCGAAACGGTTCACTGGAACGAACAGAACTTCAATTCCTTTTTGCTGCAGCATGTGTACTCTTCCCGGATCAGCCCCCTCCTTCGTGACTACCCATGTCATTGCTTCCGAACAATCGGTAACTTTGGCATCTTCGGGCAACCTCAAATTCGAATCTAAAATTACCCGTATGGGATTCTTCCCACTTTCTTCCGGCAGTCGGGTCGTAAGGAGCGGATCATCGGCCAAAACCGTATTAATTCCTACTAATATGGCGTCGACTTTGTTTCTTAATTTATGTACTACAAGCTGTGTTTCATCACATGTAACCCATTTAGAATGCCCCGTTGACGCGGCAATTTTTCCGTCAAGCGTCATGGCTACCTGGGAAATGATAAACGGCCGTCGTTTTGACATATTGTGCACGAATCGTTCATTAAGTAACTCGGCTTCCTTCCCCAATACACCCACATCAACTTCTATTCCATTCTCTCTCAATAATTGAATGCCTCTTCCGGCCACCTTCGGATTCGGATCCTCCATCGCCACGACAACTCTTGCGACTCCCGAATTTAAGACTAATTCTATGCAAGGAGAGGATTGAGGGCTTGGTTCCAGCGTAACATAGAGCGTTGCGCCTTCGGTATACCCATCAGCCATCCGGAATGCGTGCACCTCTGCGTGAGGTTCCCCAGCCTTTCTATGAACACCTGCGCCGACTACTTGTCCGTCTTTGACTATCAGTGCGCCAACGACCGGGTTCGGATTGGTTTTCCCACTGGCCGTACCTGCCAAATCCAATGCCAGCTTCATAAATTGTTGGTCTAATTTCATATGATTAACACTCCCCATCATAATAAAGCGGTCTCCACCAAAGAGTCGTAAATATGACCCGATTTTTCGATCTTCGTTGCCAAATACCGATTATTATGCTCGGATACATCTCCCCAAATGGATTTATGATGATCGGTTAAAAGTCCCTTTTCCCGCAAAGACTGCAGCTTTCTAGGGTTGTTTGTAATAAGGGTGACTGGTTTTTGCCGCAAGCTTTGGAGTACACGTATGGCTTCATCATAAGATCGATGGTCATCTGCAAAGCCAAGGCTTAGATTGGCCTCTACAGTATCGCACCCCTCATCTTGCAAAAGATAAGCTAACGATTTTGGGAAAAGCCCTATTCCGCGACCCTCGTGATTCGCCAAATAAAAGAGAGCTCCACTACCGTTTTCAATGATCATGCGCATGGATTGCCGCAGTTGGTAGCCGCAATCGCATCGTTTACTTCCAAAGATGTCTCCCGTATGGCAAATGCTGTGCATCCGTATCAAGGCATGCTCCTCATTGGCAAAATCGCCATATACTAGTACGGAAGACTGCTGATGTGAAGCGAGATCTGCCTGAGATAATGATTCCAGAATGTCATTCTTATCCATAAATGAATTGCCTGTATTTAACCATGTATACCATTTAAATACAGCCTCATGGTCCTCCAACTGCACAGGGAGCCGAACGGGACCAACAAGACCGATGTTGGGACATTCCGGCTGTTTAAGAATGGTTAATTTACTAGCTAGCAATTTCCTGACCTGGTCCATAATCATGAATACAACTCCTTGTTGGTTTAGATGGGGATCAATCGATTGGTTTGTTTCCCTCCTTGAAAACGTTGGCAGTTTTTACGTCAGCTACTACTTCTCCAACCTTAAAGAATTTGGTTGGGAAATGGAATTTTTTTAAAAATAAACACAAAAAGCCCCTGTCTGAATAGACGGAGGCTTTTCCGTCGTATTCGGTAACTGGCTAGCATAGCGGATACGAGTGATCCGCCTTAGCCCCTATAGCTTTGCGTCGCCACTTTTCAGTGGGTTTGCCATTATCGTACGATGTCATTTCATAAAATAAATCCGCGATCATTGCCGAATATGGAAGAACACACCATATCGGAAACAATCGAAAGTAATAGCTTTTTATCATATAACTACCAGATGAATATAAAATACATTTTTATGAAATGCAACCTAAATATAAACATGACCCGAAAGAATCACCATAGATTGCCTTCTTCCCGCTTCACTTCCTCAACGATCGCTTGAACCCCTTCCTCAATCTGATCCAATCGTGCTCTGGAAATGCTGATACGTATAAACTTCTCGCGCATAAGGTTGTTAGATAGATAGAACAGCTTGCCGGACACCACATGAATGTTCCGCTCTTTCAGCCGCCTGATCAACCGCTCCAGGTTAACGGTCTGCGGCAGCTTAAACAGCTTATATATGCCGCCGTCGCCAGGCACGGCTTCAATCCATCCGGCTCCCTCGTATCGCTGCACAGCCGCATTCAGGGCTTGCATTCGGGTTTCATACTGGCTGTAAATCTTCTGTTTATGCCGTTCATACATTCCGTTGCTAATATAAATTTCAAGCGCCGCTTGGGACAGCAGCGACGTATCCCCATAACTTTTAAAAGCACGGAACGTATCGAGCAAACGTTCCGGCAGGACGACGGCTCCCAGGCGCAATCCTGGGAAAATAATCTTCGAGAAGCTCTTCAAATACACCACATGCGATGTTCGGTTGTAGGCATAGATGGGATCATATCCCCGTTCCTCGCCTAGATCAGCCATATAATCGTCTTCCACGATATAAACATCATATTTCGCCGCCAGGTTAGCAATGGCCTTTCTCTGCTCTGCGGTGTAGGTGTTGCCCAGCGGATTATGGTATCTCGACATCGTATAGAAAAATTTAATATGTCCGGATCGAAATTGCTCCTCCAGAGCCTTCAGGTCGATCCCCGCTGCCGTGCGGGTGATTCCGATAACGGGCACTCCTTCACTTTCCAACAGCTGCAAATAATTATTGTAGCTGGGCTGTTCGACCAGAATGACGGACTTTCCGCCGGGAAACGGCATTTTTGTCAAAATCTCAAGCGCCTGCTGGGCGCCTGCCGTAATCATAATCCTCTCCGCGGAAGTGAACACTTGAGCTCCTGCCAAATGGGAGACCAGGGTGCGGCGCAGTTTCTCCATTCCTTGCGGATCACCATAGGTAAACAGCTCATATTTATAGGTATCAATCGCCTTGTTCAGGCAATGCTGAAAATCCAGATACGGGAATACGTTCACGTCCGGAGAAGCCGACGCAAAATCAATCAAACTCTTATCCATGTTATTCGAATCCCCATCTTTCTGGACTACATAATAACCGCTTTGCGAAACCGAATAAATGGCGTGCCGTTTCTCAAGCTCAGTATAAGCACGAATCACCGTACTAATGCTGCACCCGTAGGATTGTGCCGCACTTCGAACGGAAGGAAGCTTCTGCCCTGAACGATATTGGCCTTCCTGAATTTTCGATTCCATATCGGTAAGAATGGATAAATATTTTTTCATTACCCCGCCCCCTCGCGACTCTTATTATACAGGATCTCAACACTGTATCGATACAGTTGTCAAAATAGGGT
This Paenibacillus sp. JZ16 DNA region includes the following protein-coding sequences:
- a CDS encoding SDR family oxidoreductase, which gives rise to MNTDQRSHHSQKTALVVGANGVIGRNLIEYLATLPDWNIVGVSRRGGESTKRISYLSADLLDREDTVAKLSHLSEVTHIFYAAYQDRPTWAELVAPNLAMLVHVVEAIEPIAANLQHVSLMQGYKVYGAHLGPFKTPARETDANHMPPEFNIDQQNFLEERQQGKTWTWSALRPSVVSGFALGNPMNLAMVIAVYASISKELGIPLRFPGKPGAYHSLLEMTDADLLAKATVWAATDERCANQAFNITNGDLFRWNELWPKIAQYFEMETAPPLQMNLEVVMADKEPIWNRMVEKHGLAEHTYQEVSSWKFGDFVFSWDYDFFADGSKARRFGFHEYVDTEAMFMNIFDELRRRKVIP
- a CDS encoding aldo/keto reductase, which encodes MKYRRLGNTDLKVSVVGVGTWQFGGDWGKDFNQKEVDAILTHAKELGVNLLDTAECYGPHHMSENFIGDFLSRDRREDWVIASKFGHRWHEQWENAWDAKQIRIQLEESLKALRTDYIDLYQFHSGSDEVFNNDDMWTMLDKQVQAGTIRNLGISIGSNRNIYQTDKAAEVNAKAIQVVYNRLDQAPEEEVFPSCLKQDLGVLARVPLASGYLSGKYKPGTVFSDNVRKNRDQDEINAKLKLVEEIKQNEVPEGVNMAEWALAWCLKHPAVSCVIPGCKSVEQVETNARAVELDLVQDDHPGAWKP
- a CDS encoding aminotransferase-like domain-containing protein gives rise to the protein MKKYLSILTDMESKIQEGQYRSGQKLPSVRSAAQSYGCSISTVIRAYTELEKRHAIYSVSQSGYYVVQKDGDSNNMDKSLIDFASASPDVNVFPYLDFQHCLNKAIDTYKYELFTYGDPQGMEKLRRTLVSHLAGAQVFTSAERIMITAGAQQALEILTKMPFPGGKSVILVEQPSYNNYLQLLESEGVPVIGITRTAAGIDLKALEEQFRSGHIKFFYTMSRYHNPLGNTYTAEQRKAIANLAAKYDVYIVEDDYMADLGEERGYDPIYAYNRTSHVVYLKSFSKIIFPGLRLGAVVLPERLLDTFRAFKSYGDTSLLSQAALEIYISNGMYERHKQKIYSQYETRMQALNAAVQRYEGAGWIEAVPGDGGIYKLFKLPQTVNLERLIRRLKERNIHVVSGKLFYLSNNLMREKFIRISISRARLDQIEEGVQAIVEEVKREEGNLW
- the ribD gene encoding bifunctional diaminohydroxyphosphoribosylaminopyrimidine deaminase/5-amino-6-(5-phosphoribosylamino)uracil reductase RibD — encoded protein: MKLDQQFMKLALDLAGTASGKTNPNPVVGALIVKDGQVVGAGVHRKAGEPHAEVHAFRMADGYTEGATLYVTLEPSPQSSPCIELVLNSGVARVVVAMEDPNPKVAGRGIQLLRENGIEVDVGVLGKEAELLNERFVHNMSKRRPFIISQVAMTLDGKIAASTGHSKWVTCDETQLVVHKLRNKVDAILVGINTVLADDPLLTTRLPEESGKNPIRVILDSNLRLPEDAKVTDCSEAMTWVVTKEGADPGRVHMLQQKGIEVLFVPVNRFGLDLHALSDMLYQRGVTDLLVEGGSEVNGSFLRANLIDKWMIYIAPKVLGGRQSFSPYGGSDLELMDDAVRVKIQSVQQIGEDICITAYPNYDYSMSKSSCVTDNLNELSLNSY
- a CDS encoding winged helix-turn-helix transcriptional regulator, with amino-acid sequence MENPNKVYNTAVEATLEVIGGKWKPVILFHLTFGKRRNSEFLSLIPQITQKMLTQHLRELEEEGVIVRKTYNQVPPKVEYELSEYGWSLKEILHLMCRWGDIHIERKYGESAMVLEKPAFEDRH
- a CDS encoding GTP cyclohydrolase II — its product is MIMDQVRKLLASKLTILKQPECPNIGLVGPVRLPVQLEDHEAVFKWYTWLNTGNSFMDKNDILESLSQADLASHQQSSVLVYGDFANEEHALIRMHSICHTGDIFGSKRCDCGYQLRQSMRMIIENGSGALFYLANHEGRGIGLFPKSLAYLLQDEGCDTVEANLSLGFADDHRSYDEAIRVLQSLRQKPVTLITNNPRKLQSLREKGLLTDHHKSIWGDVSEHNNRYLATKIEKSGHIYDSLVETALL